From Halobacteriovorax sp. GB3, a single genomic window includes:
- a CDS encoding siderophore-interacting protein: protein MNKAIIKNKIQVNGFISITASFEGDVITNKDLGGYVKWVDSISETKRTVSISKVDETDSTMTLDFVDHGREGKMATWARDCKIGDEFQFMGPGPAANISLNGDDYYFLGDRTAFPAIRVQLERLLQSQSKANLYIGLEGSKEEIQHYFSKYISLPNTHLLSMNESDDQMVFVNLFEEFFNDTSSEKILWCAAERNKVLPMRKLVKEIQSELVDKYISSYWQNGLKDEEHKKNKKLDSAI from the coding sequence ATGAATAAAGCAATCATAAAGAATAAAATACAGGTCAACGGGTTTATTTCAATTACTGCCTCTTTTGAGGGGGATGTAATCACAAACAAAGATCTTGGCGGCTATGTAAAATGGGTTGACTCAATTAGTGAAACAAAAAGAACTGTAAGTATCAGCAAAGTAGATGAGACGGATTCTACAATGACTCTTGATTTCGTCGACCATGGAAGAGAGGGAAAAATGGCCACATGGGCACGCGATTGCAAGATTGGTGACGAGTTTCAATTTATGGGACCGGGCCCTGCTGCTAATATCTCTTTAAACGGTGATGATTATTACTTTCTAGGTGATAGAACAGCGTTTCCCGCCATTCGTGTTCAACTTGAGCGACTTCTTCAATCTCAATCAAAAGCGAATCTCTACATTGGATTAGAAGGGAGCAAAGAAGAAATACAACACTACTTCTCAAAATATATTTCACTTCCAAATACTCACCTGCTTTCTATGAATGAGTCTGATGATCAAATGGTTTTTGTAAATCTCTTTGAAGAGTTTTTCAACGATACTTCGAGCGAAAAGATTTTGTGGTGTGCAGCCGAGAGAAATAAAGTTCTTCCCATGAGAAAACTTGTTAAAGAGATTCAAAGCGAACTTGTAGATAAGTACATCAGTAGCTATTGGCAAAATGGACTAAAAGATGAAGAGCACAAAAAGAATAAGAAACTAGATTCAGCAATATAA
- a CDS encoding efflux RND transporter permease subunit, which yields MIEMFVKRPATTIIFIAIFMVMGLVSVGNLIIEPTPKVEFPIITVQTVYGGASPEEIETQVLKRIEDAVSEISQIKKISSEARDSYGVVVIEFLIEADVNIKSIEVKDKVEAILNDFPDGADRPIVAKFDPLIQPIATLVISSDKHDATKLYEYADKKLKTRLSAINGVASVDVFGGRIRQINVELDNNLLIQNYLSIQDVIDSISRKNLNVPGGSIDRRDSKISVRFVGEFASVDEIKNLEIVSKEGKKFNLEDIAQVTDSFRDVDSIARFNGKEVVGLDVKKLSDGDAVKIVNNLKGQLDKVREELPEGMKLELAVDTTKITLDDTIGTINSILLGIVLTVAILLIFLGDWRGAIIAAVVIPTSVISTLFIMDMSSFSINVMSLLAFGTCLGTLIANALIIIENVYKHLKLGKDSQQAAVDGTKEVLLAIFASSGTNLVVFTPLAFMGGIVGQFMVQFGMTVVYATIFSILASVTLTPMLCSLLLKDPAKLKGPFPALSRVTDRVIDWLLKQYRVFFDFMMKRPIISIIVCVGFFLTIVFPAKHLGSEFVPKSDRDNFFVSVVMPDGTPVERSGEVIEEIEKIVNTYSEVDSTLANIGYDGEEKARLTVNLIPADQRKRSYKDLIDDVLPKLTKIPEAEIILSGGERSASNQGDVTIDVRGDDFKSMSEAAEKMKQIMAETGYFGAIESSFRVPKMEIRFSPDPKKVIGQRLTNVQVGSVIRALVNGNDNAVYKEGGEEYDINVTLAPDFKGNIEDFDRFLIHGKDGLIPISSLGKIDFTEATSPLKRRDKSRIIQLNGYLVKSTSGAVMGELTKKFEEAKFPDTVSYAYTGTAENQEESSRELGKAFMLAVVLTYMLLVAILNSFVFPLSIGSSIVTSFLGSFLLMFYTEQSMNIGSMMAMVMVVGLAVNNAILLIEFAQQKLSEGLDIKEALWLGAKEKLKPILMTSIAIIAGTLPQLFSLDKMKSAMGAVVIGGMIGSIVFTYFLVPVVHYVVYKIKEWFSGLKSKTVETQS from the coding sequence ATGATTGAAATGTTTGTAAAAAGACCTGCGACAACGATTATATTTATCGCAATTTTTATGGTTATGGGGCTCGTCTCAGTAGGGAACCTGATTATTGAGCCAACGCCAAAGGTAGAGTTTCCAATTATTACTGTTCAAACGGTATATGGGGGAGCTTCTCCTGAGGAAATTGAAACGCAAGTTTTAAAAAGAATTGAGGACGCCGTTTCTGAAATTTCTCAAATTAAGAAAATCTCTTCGGAGGCCCGTGATAGTTACGGGGTCGTTGTTATTGAGTTTTTAATTGAAGCAGATGTCAATATCAAGTCGATTGAAGTCAAAGATAAGGTTGAGGCCATTTTAAATGACTTCCCTGATGGTGCCGATAGACCAATTGTTGCCAAATTTGACCCTCTTATTCAACCTATTGCTACTCTTGTTATTTCAAGTGACAAGCATGATGCAACTAAACTCTATGAATATGCGGACAAGAAACTAAAGACTAGATTATCAGCAATTAATGGTGTCGCCTCAGTTGATGTCTTTGGTGGAAGAATCCGTCAAATAAATGTTGAATTAGACAATAACTTACTTATTCAGAACTATCTCTCCATTCAAGATGTCATCGATTCAATTTCTAGAAAAAACTTAAACGTTCCAGGTGGATCGATTGATAGAAGAGATTCGAAAATTAGTGTTCGCTTTGTCGGTGAATTCGCCTCTGTTGATGAAATTAAAAACCTTGAGATCGTTTCTAAAGAGGGGAAGAAATTTAACTTGGAAGATATTGCTCAGGTTACAGATTCGTTTCGCGATGTAGATTCAATTGCAAGATTCAATGGTAAAGAAGTTGTTGGTCTTGATGTTAAGAAACTCTCTGATGGAGATGCTGTAAAGATCGTAAATAACCTTAAGGGACAACTTGATAAAGTTAGAGAAGAACTTCCAGAGGGAATGAAGCTTGAACTTGCAGTTGATACAACAAAAATTACGCTTGATGATACCATTGGAACGATCAATAGTATCCTTCTTGGGATTGTCCTAACGGTTGCCATTCTTTTGATCTTCCTTGGTGATTGGAGAGGGGCCATCATTGCGGCGGTTGTTATTCCAACTTCTGTTATCTCAACTCTCTTTATTATGGATATGTCGAGCTTCTCAATTAACGTCATGTCACTTCTCGCTTTTGGGACGTGTCTTGGAACACTGATTGCTAACGCTTTGATTATTATTGAAAACGTCTATAAACATTTAAAGCTTGGAAAAGACTCTCAACAGGCCGCTGTTGATGGAACAAAAGAAGTTCTTTTGGCAATCTTTGCTTCTTCAGGGACAAACCTCGTTGTCTTTACACCTCTTGCCTTTATGGGAGGGATTGTCGGACAATTTATGGTTCAATTTGGTATGACTGTTGTCTATGCAACAATCTTTTCTATCTTGGCCTCTGTTACTTTAACTCCTATGCTTTGTTCTTTATTACTTAAAGATCCAGCGAAGTTAAAAGGACCATTTCCTGCTCTTTCTAGAGTTACAGATCGTGTAATTGATTGGCTTTTAAAGCAATATAGAGTCTTTTTTGATTTCATGATGAAAAGACCAATTATCTCAATCATCGTTTGTGTTGGATTTTTTCTAACGATCGTCTTTCCCGCAAAACATCTCGGATCAGAGTTTGTTCCTAAATCAGATAGAGATAACTTCTTTGTCTCTGTTGTAATGCCAGATGGAACTCCAGTAGAGCGCAGTGGTGAAGTGATCGAAGAGATTGAAAAAATTGTTAACACTTATTCTGAAGTAGATAGTACTCTTGCCAATATTGGATATGACGGAGAGGAAAAAGCACGTCTCACAGTAAACCTTATTCCAGCAGATCAAAGAAAGAGAAGTTATAAGGATCTTATTGATGATGTTCTTCCAAAATTAACAAAAATTCCCGAAGCCGAAATCATTCTCTCTGGTGGAGAGAGATCAGCAAGTAATCAAGGTGATGTCACTATTGATGTTCGTGGGGATGATTTTAAATCAATGAGTGAAGCCGCAGAGAAAATGAAGCAGATTATGGCCGAAACGGGATACTTTGGTGCCATTGAAAGTTCATTTCGAGTACCAAAAATGGAAATCCGCTTTAGTCCAGATCCAAAGAAAGTGATCGGACAGCGCTTAACAAACGTTCAAGTTGGTAGTGTTATTCGTGCGCTTGTCAATGGAAATGATAATGCTGTCTATAAAGAAGGTGGAGAAGAATATGATATCAATGTTACTCTCGCTCCTGACTTTAAGGGAAATATTGAAGACTTCGATAGATTCCTAATTCACGGTAAAGATGGACTAATTCCAATATCATCTCTTGGTAAAATTGATTTTACTGAAGCAACTTCACCACTTAAGCGTCGTGATAAAAGCCGTATCATTCAATTAAACGGTTACCTTGTTAAGTCAACTTCTGGTGCTGTTATGGGAGAGCTAACTAAAAAGTTTGAAGAAGCAAAATTTCCAGACACTGTTAGCTATGCTTATACTGGAACAGCTGAAAACCAAGAAGAGTCATCGCGTGAACTTGGAAAAGCATTTATGCTAGCTGTTGTTCTAACGTATATGCTTCTTGTTGCAATTCTAAACTCATTTGTTTTCCCTCTTTCGATCGGTTCATCAATTGTAACTTCTTTTCTAGGATCATTTTTATTGATGTTCTATACAGAGCAATCAATGAATATTGGTTCCATGATGGCCATGGTTATGGTCGTTGGTCTAGCAGTTAACAATGCCATTCTTCTCATTGAATTTGCACAGCAAAAGCTCAGTGAAGGTCTTGATATCAAAGAGGCTCTGTGGCTTGGTGCTAAGGAAAAGCTCAAACCAATCCTCATGACTTCAATTGCCATTATTGCAGGAACACTTCCTCAGCTTTTCTCTCTGGATAAGATGAAATCAGCAATGGGTGCCGTTGTCATTGGTGGTATGATCGGATCAATTGTCTTTACTTATTTTCTTGTACCTGTCGTTCACTACGTTGTGTATAAGATAAAAGAATGGTTTAGTGGATTAAAATCAAAAACAGTAGAAACGCAATCTTAA
- a CDS encoding MFS transporter, with amino-acid sequence MNNKNSWMGIWALALGVSGIMIGEFLPSGLLTPMANDLNITEGVAGQTVTVTSIFAVVASLLSAYLSRRFDRKNVLIFFSFLTMISSLIVGAFSNYQFILFGRVLLGIALGGFWSMATAIALRLVEEENVPKALGIIFGSASFSGMMAAPLGSFLGELIGWRNVFYLNSFVSIIGLFMIIFFLPKLRPINEVKLRTIIDVMKLPYVKVGMFAIALVFGGRFGIITYLRPYLEQLMNLSANEVSSMFLIFDFSYFMGSIIISKHVAKNLGLSMTLSPLLLSLVGISLLFTVHSLALTSVLICLLGLSYSPVPVSWSTWGAKIAPEYTETIGGLYVSSVQVAAAFASYMGGLVLDYKGPTAVFMISSSSWIIAVFIVILFVKTTFKKESVELVEV; translated from the coding sequence ATGAATAACAAGAACTCGTGGATGGGGATTTGGGCCCTTGCTTTAGGTGTTAGTGGTATCATGATTGGAGAGTTTCTTCCATCTGGACTTCTAACTCCAATGGCCAATGATTTAAATATAACTGAAGGAGTTGCGGGGCAGACTGTTACTGTGACATCAATCTTTGCTGTTGTCGCAAGTTTATTGTCTGCTTATCTCTCTAGGAGGTTTGATAGAAAGAATGTCCTAATCTTTTTTTCATTTTTAACGATGATATCAAGTTTGATTGTGGGAGCTTTTTCAAATTATCAATTTATTCTCTTTGGAAGAGTGCTCCTAGGAATTGCTCTTGGAGGCTTTTGGTCGATGGCAACAGCAATAGCGCTTCGACTTGTTGAAGAAGAGAATGTTCCAAAAGCACTAGGAATTATCTTTGGTAGCGCATCTTTCTCCGGAATGATGGCGGCACCCCTCGGAAGCTTTTTAGGGGAACTCATTGGATGGAGAAATGTTTTTTACTTAAACTCTTTTGTTTCCATAATTGGTTTGTTCATGATCATTTTCTTTTTGCCAAAATTGCGACCAATAAATGAAGTAAAGCTTAGAACCATAATCGATGTTATGAAGCTGCCTTATGTGAAAGTTGGGATGTTTGCAATTGCTCTCGTTTTTGGGGGCCGATTTGGGATTATCACTTATCTAAGACCATATTTAGAGCAATTAATGAATCTTTCGGCCAATGAAGTCTCATCTATGTTTTTAATTTTTGATTTCTCCTATTTTATGGGAAGTATTATCATTTCAAAACATGTCGCAAAGAACTTAGGTCTCTCCATGACGTTATCTCCTTTGCTATTGTCATTAGTGGGGATTTCACTCCTTTTTACAGTTCACTCCCTTGCTTTAACTTCTGTTCTTATTTGTCTTTTAGGGCTTTCATATTCCCCCGTACCTGTATCGTGGTCAACATGGGGAGCTAAAATAGCACCAGAGTATACCGAGACTATTGGAGGCCTCTATGTTTCATCTGTTCAGGTTGCAGCAGCTTTCGCGTCATATATGGGAGGGCTCGTTCTGGACTATAAAGGGCCTACGGCGGTTTTTATGATTAGTTCCTCTTCTTGGATAATTGCTGTTTTCATCGTTATACTCTTTGTTAAGACAACCTTTAAAAAAGAGTCAGTAGAACTTGTTGAGGTGTAG
- a CDS encoding alpha/beta hydrolase: MKSVLKSLSLSSLLLFTACSSNYVSKGEHMELTTEWDKTFGKSELVIHKKVTFKNRYGITLVGDLYTPKSKQGKLPALAISGPYGAVKEQSSGLYAQTMAERGFVALAFDPSYTGESGGEPRNVSSPDINTEDFSAAVDYLGIQENIDREKIGIIGICGLGGMSLNAAAVDKRIKAVVTTSMYDMTRVMSKGYYDSMSLADRTKALEQLGRERWKDAEAKEYRLSGQGLPDKLTGEEPLFVQQYFDYYKTPRGFHPRSINSNSSWTATNSLSFMNMPILSYVKEIAPRPILIIAGDEAHSKYFSEDIYKAAAKPKELMILPKINHTDLYDKTDIIPFDKITNFFNQNLK; this comes from the coding sequence ATGAAATCAGTTTTAAAGTCATTGTCACTAAGTAGTTTATTACTTTTTACAGCTTGCTCGAGCAATTATGTATCAAAAGGGGAGCATATGGAATTAACAACAGAATGGGATAAAACATTTGGAAAAAGTGAACTTGTGATTCACAAGAAAGTTACTTTTAAAAATAGATATGGAATTACACTTGTTGGGGATCTTTATACACCAAAATCAAAGCAAGGTAAGTTACCGGCGCTTGCAATTAGTGGGCCTTACGGTGCGGTAAAAGAACAGTCATCAGGTCTTTATGCTCAAACTATGGCAGAAAGAGGATTTGTCGCATTGGCCTTTGACCCATCTTATACGGGGGAAAGTGGGGGAGAGCCACGTAATGTATCTTCACCTGATATTAATACAGAAGATTTTAGTGCAGCAGTTGATTACTTAGGGATTCAAGAGAATATTGATCGCGAGAAAATTGGGATTATTGGAATTTGTGGACTTGGTGGAATGAGTTTAAATGCAGCTGCTGTCGATAAGAGAATTAAAGCAGTCGTGACAACAAGTATGTATGATATGACGAGAGTTATGTCGAAGGGCTATTATGATTCAATGTCACTTGCCGACAGAACAAAGGCCTTAGAACAGCTTGGCAGAGAACGCTGGAAAGATGCTGAGGCGAAAGAATATAGACTAAGTGGTCAAGGATTACCGGATAAATTAACAGGTGAAGAGCCTCTTTTTGTTCAACAATATTTTGATTACTATAAAACTCCAAGAGGTTTTCATCCACGATCTATTAACTCAAATAGCTCATGGACAGCAACGAATTCGCTTTCTTTTATGAATATGCCAATTCTAAGTTATGTAAAAGAAATCGCTCCTCGTCCAATTCTAATTATTGCTGGAGATGAAGCACACTCAAAGTATTTTAGTGAAGATATCTATAAAGCAGCAGCGAAACCAAAAGAGCTAATGATTTTACCAAAGATTAATCATACAGACCTTTATGATAAAACAGATATTATCCCTTTTGATAAGATCACAAACTTTTTTAATCAAAATCTGAAATAA
- a CDS encoding KamA family radical SAM protein, with the protein MSSWQEEFRDSFRNTHDLANFLETDLPTLSFQSFIPKTFAKRIKELGPHSSLWKQFVPNDFEVRSEGLYDPIGDTAHAKEGQIIHRYKNRALFLPTTVCPITCRYCFRKNELNERDELFASDFEKTKKYIQDHPEIEEIIFSGGDPLILSDKKLDFYMDEFSALKIKHIRFHSRTPVILPSRIDDGFEKLIQKYDSRFETITLVIHLNHTEEIDNRFNLACQRLKKLPLQLLSQSVLLKGINDDSTKLKELFKALHGLGIRPYYLHHPDMVKGGMHFWLSLEKGRKIYGKLRDSLPGWMLPNYIIDVPGGHGKTPAFNPESLSFSGFLLNRFGNKISVSKDFLVDN; encoded by the coding sequence ATGAGTTCTTGGCAAGAAGAGTTTAGAGATTCGTTTCGAAACACTCACGATCTGGCCAATTTTTTAGAGACAGATCTCCCCACACTCTCGTTTCAAAGTTTCATTCCAAAAACATTTGCCAAAAGAATTAAAGAATTAGGACCTCATTCCTCTCTTTGGAAACAATTTGTTCCAAATGATTTTGAAGTACGAAGCGAAGGTCTTTATGATCCTATTGGTGATACGGCCCATGCAAAAGAAGGCCAGATCATTCATCGATATAAAAATCGCGCTCTCTTTCTTCCTACAACGGTCTGTCCAATTACTTGTCGCTACTGCTTTAGAAAAAATGAGTTGAATGAAAGAGATGAGCTCTTTGCCAGTGATTTTGAGAAGACAAAAAAATATATCCAAGATCATCCCGAAATTGAGGAAATTATCTTCAGTGGAGGTGATCCACTCATTCTTAGTGATAAGAAACTCGACTTTTACATGGACGAATTTTCGGCCCTTAAAATTAAGCATATTCGCTTTCATAGTCGAACTCCAGTGATCCTTCCCAGCAGAATCGATGATGGATTTGAAAAACTCATTCAAAAGTATGATTCGAGGTTTGAAACGATCACTCTTGTCATTCATCTCAACCATACCGAAGAAATTGATAATCGCTTTAACTTAGCCTGCCAAAGGCTCAAAAAATTGCCACTTCAGCTGCTGTCTCAGTCTGTTCTCCTGAAGGGGATTAACGATGATTCAACTAAATTAAAAGAGCTTTTTAAGGCCCTTCACGGCCTTGGAATTCGTCCCTATTACCTGCACCATCCGGACATGGTTAAGGGCGGAATGCACTTCTGGCTAAGTCTTGAGAAAGGGCGAAAAATCTATGGAAAATTAAGAGATTCTCTGCCTGGATGGATGCTTCCAAACTACATTATTGATGTCCCTGGGGGACATGGAAAAACCCCTGCATTTAACCCAGAATCTTTAAGTTTCTCTGGTTTTCTATTAAATAGGTTTGGAAACAAAATTAGTGTTAGCAAAGATTTCTTAGTTGATAATTAA
- the lpdA gene encoding dihydrolipoyl dehydrogenase, with translation MKTFDVVVIGAGPGGYIAAIRAAQLKKSVAIVEMDKLGGVCLNRGCIPTKAVLKSAHAVHELADFKELGLDVELKGLDGAQAVKRAKGISDKVSKGIEFLMKKNKITVLRGFAKLKNSTTIEVQDASGKLENVGAKNIILATGAHYRSFPGLEHDGKRLIGAWEAIKMEQLPKSIGIIGAGAIGVEFAYFWNAFGVDVHIFELQKNLLPIEDTDSSKEVERAYKKYGIKMSLGVEKVSAKNNGNDVTITAIENGKTVDYKFEMGLIAVGMTGNIDGIGLEAAGVKTDRGFVQVNDMYQTSVPNIYAIGDLAGPPLLAHSASHEGVIAAEHLAGDKPHALDKMNVPGCTYCQPQVASVGYTERALKEKGIKYSVGKLPFQANGKAVASNETAGFVKTLLGEDGELLGAHIVGTQATELIHEYVLFRQMEGIDEEIFATVHPHPTLGEFLAESVMNAKGRSLNF, from the coding sequence ATGAAGACTTTTGATGTTGTTGTTATCGGTGCAGGACCAGGTGGTTATATTGCTGCTATTAGAGCTGCCCAATTAAAGAAATCAGTTGCTATCGTTGAGATGGATAAGCTCGGTGGAGTTTGCCTTAACCGTGGATGTATTCCAACGAAAGCCGTTTTAAAATCAGCGCACGCTGTTCATGAACTAGCAGACTTTAAAGAGCTAGGTCTTGATGTTGAACTTAAAGGTCTCGATGGAGCTCAAGCTGTAAAAAGAGCTAAGGGAATCTCAGACAAAGTTTCTAAGGGAATTGAATTCCTAATGAAGAAAAATAAGATCACTGTTCTTAGAGGTTTTGCTAAGCTTAAAAACTCTACAACGATCGAAGTACAAGACGCTTCTGGAAAACTAGAAAACGTTGGTGCAAAAAATATTATTCTTGCAACAGGCGCTCACTATAGATCATTCCCTGGTCTAGAGCACGATGGGAAAAGACTTATTGGTGCTTGGGAAGCAATTAAAATGGAACAACTTCCAAAGTCAATCGGTATCATTGGTGCTGGTGCTATTGGTGTTGAGTTCGCATACTTTTGGAATGCATTTGGTGTTGATGTTCATATCTTTGAGCTTCAAAAAAACCTCCTTCCAATTGAAGATACTGATTCTTCTAAAGAAGTTGAAAGAGCTTATAAAAAATACGGAATTAAAATGTCTCTTGGTGTAGAAAAAGTTTCTGCTAAGAACAATGGAAATGACGTGACAATCACTGCGATCGAAAATGGTAAGACAGTTGATTATAAATTTGAAATGGGTCTTATCGCAGTTGGTATGACAGGAAATATTGACGGTATTGGTCTTGAAGCTGCTGGTGTAAAAACTGACAGAGGATTTGTTCAAGTAAACGATATGTATCAAACAAGTGTTCCAAATATCTATGCCATTGGTGACCTTGCTGGACCTCCGCTTCTTGCTCACTCAGCTTCACACGAAGGTGTTATCGCAGCTGAGCACCTTGCTGGAGATAAACCACATGCGCTTGATAAAATGAATGTTCCTGGTTGTACTTATTGTCAGCCACAAGTAGCTTCTGTTGGTTATACAGAAAGAGCACTTAAGGAAAAGGGAATCAAATACTCTGTTGGTAAACTACCATTTCAAGCAAACGGTAAAGCGGTTGCTTCTAATGAAACAGCAGGTTTTGTTAAGACTCTTCTTGGTGAAGACGGAGAGCTTCTTGGAGCTCACATTGTTGGAACACAAGCAACAGAACTTATTCATGAGTATGTTCTTTTCAGACAAATGGAAGGAATTGATGAAGAGATCTTTGCAACAGTTCACCCACACCCAACGCTTGGAGAGTTCCTCGCTGAGTCTGTGATGAATGCAAAGGGAAGAAGTTTAAACTTCTAA
- a CDS encoding SDR family NAD(P)-dependent oxidoreductase, translated as MKKRIFVTGSTTGLGNLAAKALIEQGHDVFLHARNEKRAQEVSENTHGHKDILIGDLSKPNEIQKLAKNLRELGQMDSVIHNAGISYIDTPEYNELQMTKTFCVNVFAPYYLTRNIQIPKRLVYLSSDLHYQGHFDLSNLQFEKKLWNSGQAYNDSKLLLTMLAKSFSFEFKESFVNAVDPGWVPTRMGGKSATDDLKKGFETQVWLCSDKDLSCRITGKYFFHKCDIAPHEAVNDIEKRKMLLDYLSEFKI; from the coding sequence ATGAAAAAAAGAATATTTGTCACAGGTTCAACAACTGGGTTAGGGAATTTAGCTGCCAAAGCTTTAATAGAGCAAGGCCATGATGTATTTCTTCACGCAAGAAATGAAAAAAGAGCGCAAGAGGTTAGTGAGAATACTCATGGACATAAAGATATCCTCATTGGAGATCTTTCTAAGCCTAATGAGATTCAAAAACTTGCAAAAAATCTTCGAGAGCTTGGACAAATGGATTCCGTTATTCATAATGCAGGTATCTCCTATATAGATACACCTGAATATAATGAGCTTCAAATGACAAAGACATTTTGTGTGAATGTCTTTGCTCCCTATTATTTAACAAGAAATATACAAATCCCTAAGAGGCTTGTTTACCTCTCTTCTGATCTTCACTATCAAGGGCATTTTGATCTTTCTAATCTTCAATTTGAAAAGAAGCTTTGGAATTCTGGGCAGGCCTATAATGATTCAAAACTTCTTTTGACGATGCTTGCAAAATCATTTTCTTTTGAATTTAAAGAGAGTTTTGTAAATGCTGTCGATCCAGGATGGGTTCCAACAAGAATGGGCGGAAAAAGTGCTACAGATGATTTGAAGAAGGGTTTTGAAACTCAAGTTTGGCTTTGCTCAGATAAAGACCTGTCTTGTCGGATTACTGGAAAATATTTCTTTCACAAATGTGACATAGCTCCACATGAAGCGGTAAATGATATAGAAAAAAGAAAGATGCTTCTTGATTATTTAAGTGAATTTAAAATATAG
- a CDS encoding exonuclease domain-containing protein — protein MSEISQSDKDILLRTFSQGVIAVDLETTGLSPLIDRIIELSAIKVTPSGIDIFDQLIDPEILIPPHTIEIHGITDEMVKGKPKLADVLTKFIEFVGDLPLIAHNAKFDIGFLVFQAHKYGMSFGRSNVYCSCKYARSAIKNMPNYKLGTLSTELNIPLENHHRALDDAIASLLIYKEGLDRHQSFKPDHGFLFKISDFSKNKDLSIPAKLEPLIEATEKQLVVKIKYKGGSMRGKMRPIKPLALLPMPAGNILYAHCLVSNLYKSFSLAKIIELEEVEGKEARELLKNVKTIGPK, from the coding sequence ATGAGCGAAATTTCGCAGTCCGACAAAGATATTTTACTACGCACCTTTTCTCAGGGCGTTATCGCTGTAGACCTCGAAACTACGGGCCTCTCACCTCTTATCGACAGGATCATTGAACTGTCAGCCATTAAAGTAACACCTAGCGGTATCGACATTTTTGACCAATTAATTGACCCCGAAATTCTAATTCCCCCTCATACAATTGAGATTCATGGGATTACTGACGAAATGGTTAAGGGAAAGCCTAAATTAGCAGACGTTCTCACAAAATTTATTGAGTTCGTTGGCGATCTCCCTCTTATAGCTCACAATGCGAAATTCGATATTGGATTTCTCGTTTTTCAGGCCCACAAGTATGGAATGAGCTTTGGTAGATCTAATGTTTACTGCTCATGTAAATATGCTCGCTCGGCAATTAAAAATATGCCTAATTACAAATTGGGAACTCTTAGCACTGAACTCAATATCCCCCTTGAAAATCATCACAGGGCCCTTGATGATGCTATTGCCTCACTTCTTATTTATAAAGAAGGACTCGATCGTCACCAAAGTTTTAAGCCAGATCACGGCTTTCTCTTTAAAATTTCTGACTTTTCTAAAAATAAAGACCTATCAATACCCGCTAAACTAGAACCGTTGATTGAAGCGACAGAAAAGCAGCTCGTGGTGAAGATTAAATACAAAGGTGGGTCTATGCGAGGAAAGATGCGCCCGATTAAGCCTTTAGCACTTCTTCCCATGCCTGCAGGAAATATTCTCTATGCTCACTGTCTCGTTAGTAATCTCTATAAATCTTTTTCACTCGCAAAAATTATTGAGCTAGAAGAAGTTGAAGGTAAAGAAGCGCGCGAGCTTTTAAAGAACGTCAAAACGATCGGCCCTAAGTAA